Proteins encoded in a region of the Solanum dulcamara chromosome 9, daSolDulc1.2, whole genome shotgun sequence genome:
- the LOC129904238 gene encoding uncharacterized protein LOC129904238, producing the protein MATQRNNPNSSKSMADQRNNPNNSKSMNKNREPFADISNFNLIPTTTLRKLCSFSSASTSKPQNVIRKPPISDSNSSKHKEANFETSIASSNFNSVQNPNPLLPGNSSTTPTGRGNEAVLYNRRHTTKKSNLEATALPFTSSHESKKDKRKDVDAPCLSLPPPPVMKDKGKAIVDPLSSLSPVTKEDKGKGVAVLSSPVSGNKAVVNNRSQTAKRSNLEATALPFTSSHENKKDKRKEIDEPFLSLPPMSMKDKGNAIAEPSSSLSPETMQDKGNRAVVLSTPVSGNKKKKGIHEPFMSSSPQKVKAKAQAISHEHFPSDEKAAEETFGISSGSCSSLKKTRGKGMVDASVFSCPTLPKKRTNRTGFSGVGDIKPAGSWTDPTGKRKKRRCTKQKPAVEESLPQDFVNYWRQHFKEIDEFELPEEEASYSDLD; encoded by the exons ATGGCTACTCAAAGGAATAACCCAAACTCTTCTAAATCCATGGCTGATCAAAGGAATAATCCAAACAACTCTAAATCTATGAACAAGAATAGAGAACCATTTGCCGACATCTCTAATTTCAATCTTATACCCACTACCACTCTCCGCAAGCTTTGCTCCTTTTCCTCTGCTTCTACTTCAAAACCCCAAAATGTTATTCGAAAACCCCCAATTTCTGATTCCAATTCTTCAAAACACAAGGAGGCAAACTTTGAAACCAGCATCGCTTCTTCCAATTTCAACTCTGTTCAAAACCCTAATCCCCTTCTGCCTGGGAATTCGTCCACCACACCTA CTGGCAGGGGTAATGAAGCTGTGCTGTACAATCGAAGGCACACTACAAAAAAGTCCAATTTAGAAGCTACTGCTCTGCCCTTCACTTCCAGTCATGAAAGCAAAAAAGACAAAAGGAAGGATGTTGATGCGCCTTGCCTTTCCCTTCCTCCTCCTCCAGTTATGAAGGATAAAGGGAAAGCAATTGTTGACCCTTTGAGTAGCTTGTCTCCTGTAACTAAGGAAGATAAGGGGAAAGGAGTAGCTGTTCTATCTAGCCCAGTTTCAGGAAATAAAGCTGTAGTTAACAATCGAAGCCAGACTGCAAAGAGGTCTAATTTAGAAGCTACTGCTCTGCCCTTCACTTCCAGTCATGAAAACAAAAAGGACAAAAGGAAGGAGATTGATGAGCCTTTCCTTTCCCTGCCTCCCATGAGTATGAAGGATAAAGGGAATGCAATTGCTGAGCCTTCCAGTAGCTTATCTCCTGAGACTATGCAAGATAAAGGGAATAGAGCAGTTGTTCTGTCTACCCCAGTTTCAggaaataagaagaagaaaggtaTTCATGAGCCTTTCATGTCTTCATCTCCTCAGAAGGTAAAAGCCAAAGCTCAGGCAATTTCTCATGAGCACTTCCCTTCAGATGAAAAAGCTGCTGAAGAAACATTTGGTATTTCTTCTGGAAGTTGCTCATCTTTAAAGAAAACAAGGGGGAAAGGGATGGTAGATGCTTCAGTTTTTAGTTGCCCCACCTTGCCAAAGAAGAGAACGAATag GACTGGATTCAGTGGAGTTGGCGATATTAAACCAGCTGGATCATGGACGGATCCTACTGGAAAGCGTAAGAAG AGGAGGTGCACAAAGCAGAAACCTGCTGTTGAAGAGTCCTTGCCACAAGATTTTGTCAACTATTGGCGACAGCATTTTAAAGAGATTGATGAGTTTGAATTGCCAGAAGAGGAAGCATCATATAGTGATTTGGACTAG